Proteins encoded in a region of the Armatimonadota bacterium genome:
- a CDS encoding DUF1232 domain-containing protein: MDKVLPAAPRAPWSALLSVLVALFYDVSPVDLIPDLIPLLGWFDDGVVTVVLAVVAVASWRKWAKKRRTVALAK; this comes from the coding sequence GTGGACAAAGTCCTGCCCGCGGCCCCTCGGGCGCCTTGGAGCGCGCTCCTGTCGGTCTTGGTCGCCCTGTTCTACGATGTCTCTCCGGTCGACCTGATCCCGGACCTGATCCCGTTACTCGGCTGGTTCGACGACGGAGTCGTCACCGTCGTCCTGGCCGTCGTCGCCGTCGCTTCCTGGCGGAAGTGGGCGAAGAAGCGGCGGACGGTCGCGTTGGCGAAATAA
- a CDS encoding response regulator: MQLSWTFDNARSLVIDDNLENVKVVRRLLEGTGCCAVEGVTDPTKAVEAYRRYRPDVILLDLHMPVLDGYEVLALLKSAGAVREFVPVLVCTADESTEARQKALDLGASDFITKPFDATELVLRIRNFLHMRHIQVALREQNVDLEAMIVQRTFELHDARSEAIHTLARAAEYRDDITGDHTQRVGHMSSAISVSLGLDAASQNVIRMAAPLHDVGKIGVTDKILLKPGKLTHAEFEAMKKHTVIGAQIIGDARSPVLEMARDIALSHHERWDGSGYPAGLPGLDIPLAARIVAVADVYDALTHERPYKEAWPVAQAVAEIRYQSGKQFDPDIVDAFLSIDLDDYEKDAIE, encoded by the coding sequence ATGCAGCTCAGTTGGACATTCGACAACGCAAGATCCTTGGTCATCGACGACAATCTGGAGAACGTCAAGGTCGTCCGGCGGTTGCTGGAGGGGACCGGATGTTGCGCGGTCGAAGGCGTTACGGACCCCACCAAGGCAGTCGAGGCGTACCGAAGGTACAGGCCGGACGTCATCCTCCTCGATCTGCACATGCCCGTCCTTGACGGCTATGAAGTCCTCGCCCTTCTTAAATCGGCGGGAGCTGTCCGAGAGTTCGTCCCGGTCCTCGTCTGTACGGCCGACGAGTCCACCGAGGCCCGACAGAAAGCGCTTGACCTTGGTGCCTCCGACTTCATCACGAAACCGTTCGATGCGACCGAACTCGTCCTCCGCATCCGGAACTTCCTCCACATGAGGCACATCCAGGTCGCCTTGCGCGAACAGAACGTCGACCTTGAGGCGATGATCGTTCAAAGGACGTTCGAACTCCACGACGCCCGGTCGGAAGCGATCCACACTCTCGCCAGGGCCGCCGAATACCGGGACGACATCACGGGCGATCACACGCAGCGCGTCGGACACATGAGTTCGGCGATCTCGGTGTCGCTCGGCCTGGACGCGGCTTCACAGAACGTGATCCGCATGGCTGCGCCCTTGCACGACGTCGGGAAGATCGGAGTGACCGACAAGATCCTACTCAAGCCAGGCAAGCTCACGCACGCCGAGTTCGAAGCGATGAAGAAGCATACGGTCATCGGCGCCCAGATCATCGGCGACGCCCGATCACCCGTTCTCGAGATGGCGCGCGACATCGCCTTGTCCCATCACGAGCGTTGGGACGGTTCAGGATATCCCGCGGGGCTTCCCGGCCTAGACATCCCCCTAGCGGCGCGGATCGTCGCGGTCGCCGACGTCTACGACGCCTTGACGCACGAACGGCCGTACAAGGAAGCATGGCCCGTGGCCCAGGCCGTCGCCGAGATCCGCTATCAAAGTGGAAAGCAGTTCGATCCCGATATCGTGGACGCCTTTCTCAGTATCGACCTTGACGACTACGAGAAAGACGCCATCGAGTAG
- a CDS encoding PAS domain S-box protein, translating to MAGATGSGKEDQGSATRYADLLRAVVETAVDGILTIDRHGTVITANAAVERMFGFSEDELRGQNVRVLMPSPYHEAHDGYLRNYFETGVRKIIGIGREVRGRRRDGTEFPLELAVAETPTEDGVVFTGTLRDISERKAAEDALSRERSLLKAVFDTAADGILTVDGNGRIMTANPAVHRYFGYDPGEMEGRPLTSLTMADDPVETYVSVGRDEVPSGAGVVRETSGVRKSGARFPMEIAVTETVTEDARLYTCVVRDVTDAKRAREMKAAKEMAEQSSAAKSEFLSRMSHELRTPLNAVLGFAQLIEMKRTDPETREATGAILKAGQHLLNLINEVLDLARIEAGKLQLSVEPVSVTEVVRQALDLIGPDAQRSGLTVLVDEESMEGAMVLADRRRILQVLINVLSNAVKYNCPGGRIHVTSDREVERFSINVTDTGQGIDEADARHLFEPFRRFGDRSKEGTGLGLAVSKSFLELMGGSITLARSDRSGSTFSIGLVPTVAALPLEERELSRRLGEGPRFEGPKTVLYIEDNLSNYRLLELAFGMWGGIELLPAMQGEIGLVLALERLPDLILLDLHLPDMSGYDVLVHLKSDERTHDIPVVVISADATPSEMRRILKAGALDYLTKPVNLESLAKIVKSRLTQVG from the coding sequence ATGGCAGGAGCAACGGGTTCGGGAAAAGAAGACCAAGGTTCGGCGACTCGGTACGCCGACCTTTTGAGAGCGGTGGTGGAAACGGCCGTCGACGGGATCTTGACGATCGACCGTCACGGTACCGTGATCACGGCGAACGCGGCCGTGGAACGGATGTTCGGCTTCAGCGAAGACGAACTTCGTGGCCAAAACGTCCGCGTCCTGATGCCGTCCCCTTATCACGAGGCCCACGACGGATATCTGAGGAACTATTTCGAAACCGGCGTCCGAAAGATCATCGGGATCGGTCGTGAAGTCCGCGGCCGGAGGCGCGACGGCACCGAATTCCCCTTGGAACTTGCGGTGGCGGAAACGCCGACCGAGGACGGCGTCGTCTTTACGGGCACCTTGCGCGACATCTCCGAGCGCAAGGCCGCGGAGGATGCGCTCAGTCGGGAACGGTCCCTGTTGAAGGCCGTCTTCGACACTGCTGCCGACGGGATCTTGACCGTCGACGGGAACGGGCGGATCATGACGGCCAACCCGGCCGTCCACCGTTACTTCGGATACGACCCAGGCGAAATGGAAGGCCGTCCGCTGACGTCGCTGACAATGGCGGACGATCCCGTGGAGACGTACGTGTCCGTCGGACGGGACGAGGTCCCCTCTGGAGCCGGAGTCGTCCGGGAGACGTCGGGAGTCCGAAAGTCCGGCGCGAGGTTCCCGATGGAGATCGCAGTGACGGAGACGGTCACAGAAGACGCGAGGCTTTACACCTGTGTCGTCCGCGACGTCACAGACGCCAAGCGCGCGCGTGAAATGAAAGCGGCCAAAGAAATGGCCGAACAATCGAGTGCGGCCAAAAGCGAGTTCCTCTCGAGGATGAGCCACGAACTTCGGACCCCCTTGAACGCGGTCCTCGGGTTCGCACAGCTCATCGAGATGAAACGGACGGACCCGGAGACGAGAGAAGCGACGGGCGCGATCCTGAAAGCGGGGCAACACCTGCTCAACTTGATCAACGAAGTGCTCGACCTGGCCCGGATCGAAGCGGGCAAACTGCAACTCTCGGTCGAGCCGGTCTCGGTCACCGAAGTCGTCCGGCAAGCCCTCGACCTCATCGGTCCCGATGCCCAGCGGTCCGGTCTGACCGTCCTCGTGGACGAGGAATCCATGGAAGGGGCCATGGTCTTGGCCGACAGGCGCCGGATCCTCCAGGTCTTGATCAACGTTCTCTCGAACGCGGTCAAGTACAACTGTCCCGGCGGTCGGATCCACGTCACGTCCGACCGTGAAGTCGAGCGGTTCTCGATCAACGTGACCGACACGGGCCAGGGGATCGACGAGGCGGACGCCCGACACCTCTTCGAACCGTTCCGACGGTTCGGCGATAGGAGCAAGGAAGGGACCGGGCTTGGTCTGGCCGTCTCCAAGAGCTTTCTCGAACTGATGGGCGGATCGATCACGTTGGCCCGCTCCGATCGGTCCGGATCGACGTTCAGCATCGGTCTCGTGCCGACGGTCGCGGCCCTGCCGTTGGAAGAACGCGAACTGTCGCGCCGACTTGGCGAAGGCCCTCGTTTCGAAGGCCCGAAGACGGTCCTGTACATCGAGGACAACCTATCGAACTACCGTCTGCTCGAGCTCGCCTTCGGGATGTGGGGCGGGATCGAACTGCTGCCCGCGATGCAAGGAGAGATCGGACTCGTCCTCGCGCTCGAACGACTCCCGGACCTGATCCTCCTCGACCTCCATCTTCCGGACATGTCCGGCTATGACGTCCTCGTCCACTTGAAATCCGACGAGAGGACCCATGACATCCCCGTCGTCGTCATCAGTGCCGATGCGACGCCGTCCGAAATGCGGCGCATCCTCAAGGCAGGGGCGCTCGATTATCTGACCAAGCCGGTGAACCTCGAATCGCTTGCGAAAATCGTCAAGTCCCGGCTGACCCAAGTGGGGTGA
- the dut gene encoding dUTP diphosphatase: MPTLLRVVLEPGAAAPDYASDGAAGLDVRSYEDVTLAPMERRLVRTGVRVEVPSGFEVQVRPRSGLAIKHGLALVNSPGTVDSDYRGEIGVVMINLGSDVVQLSRGERVAQLVVAPVERVEVVETDALSETTRGEGGFGSTGRA, encoded by the coding sequence ATGCCGACCCTCTTACGCGTCGTCCTTGAGCCCGGGGCGGCCGCGCCCGACTATGCCTCCGACGGAGCCGCCGGGCTCGACGTCCGAAGCTACGAAGACGTCACTCTGGCCCCGATGGAGCGCCGACTGGTGCGGACCGGCGTAAGGGTCGAAGTCCCGTCGGGCTTCGAGGTCCAGGTGCGTCCTCGCTCCGGACTGGCGATCAAGCACGGTCTGGCCTTGGTGAACTCGCCTGGGACGGTCGACTCGGACTATCGCGGGGAAATCGGGGTCGTGATGATCAATTTAGGTTCCGACGTCGTCCAATTGTCCAGAGGCGAGCGTGTGGCCCAATTGGTCGTCGCTCCGGTCGAGCGGGTCGAGGTGGTCGAAACGGACGCCTTGAGCGAGACGACGAGGGGCGAGGGCGGGTTCGGAAGCACGGGTCGCGCATAG
- a CDS encoding IS1595 family transposase has protein sequence MKRQPTTLLDVVTYFADERRAFDHFIAHRFPNGVACPRCGCVNVKLIETRLVWRCNGCTRQFSAKVGTIFEDSPVPLSKWLPAMWLIANCKNGVSSYEIARDLKVTQKTAWFMMHRIRMAMETGTFEKLSGHVEADECYIGGRLSNKHKKGRKVTGRGMVGKTTVLGALQRDGRVTLEVARDSRGKSIQAFITSRVEPFSNLYTDSHNGYVMLRSRYHHYSVDHMVEYVRGVVHTNGMENFWSLLKRSIKGTYICPSPWQLHRYCSEQEWRYNNKGLTDGERFSEVLSGSVGRRLTYARLTGKPGAAGWTTV, from the coding sequence ATGAAGCGACAGCCGACGACCCTCTTGGACGTGGTGACGTACTTCGCGGACGAGCGACGTGCGTTCGACCACTTCATCGCGCACAGATTCCCTAATGGGGTGGCCTGCCCGCGTTGCGGCTGTGTGAACGTCAAGCTCATCGAAACCCGCTTGGTCTGGCGTTGCAACGGCTGTACGCGCCAGTTCTCCGCCAAGGTCGGGACGATCTTCGAGGACAGCCCGGTCCCTCTGTCCAAGTGGCTCCCGGCGATGTGGCTCATCGCCAACTGCAAGAACGGCGTCAGTTCTTACGAGATCGCCCGTGACTTGAAGGTGACGCAGAAGACGGCTTGGTTCATGATGCACCGCATCCGCATGGCGATGGAGACGGGCACCTTTGAGAAACTGTCGGGCCACGTCGAAGCGGACGAGTGCTACATCGGTGGGCGATTGTCCAACAAGCACAAAAAGGGCCGCAAGGTGACCGGGCGTGGCATGGTCGGTAAGACGACCGTCCTAGGCGCGCTACAGCGCGACGGGCGCGTCACACTCGAAGTCGCACGGGACTCGCGGGGCAAGAGCATCCAGGCGTTCATCACATCGCGCGTCGAGCCTTTCTCGAACCTCTACACCGACTCCCACAACGGGTACGTCATGCTCCGTTCGCGGTACCACCACTACTCGGTGGATCACATGGTCGAGTACGTCCGTGGCGTCGTCCACACGAACGGCATGGAGAACTTCTGGAGCCTTCTGAAGCGCTCCATCAAGGGAACCTATATCTGCCCTTCGCCGTGGCAGTTGCACCGCTACTGCTCGGAACAGGAATGGCGCTACAACAACAAGGGCCTGACGGACGGCGAAAGGTTCTCCGAAGTCCTGTCCGGTTCGGTCGGGCGGCGTCTCACCTATGCCAGACTGACAGGCAAGCCGGGTGCCGCTGGATGGACGACAGTTTGA
- a CDS encoding TetR/AcrR family transcriptional regulator produces MKLSQAVTTPDGDAERARILDTAAALFERYGYKKTTIEDIAQEAGIGKGSVYLRFESKEEIGLAWLRSLHEHLFTDATARKPGETPRVALRQFLVRRVMLRFDVFSRHRRSLDEALSSLKPQLEEKKRAFHEREAEYVADLVREGAVEGTLASDDPIEDARTMVLATNSLLPYSIRPDQIGDRPAVLRQAEGLAEMLTRAVEVRHG; encoded by the coding sequence GTGAAACTCAGTCAAGCAGTCACGACGCCGGACGGGGACGCCGAAAGGGCCCGCATCTTGGACACGGCGGCCGCCCTCTTCGAAAGGTACGGCTACAAGAAGACGACCATCGAAGACATCGCCCAGGAGGCCGGGATCGGCAAAGGCTCCGTCTACCTTCGCTTCGAGAGCAAAGAGGAGATCGGTCTGGCTTGGCTCCGGTCTCTGCACGAACATCTCTTCACGGACGCGACCGCTCGGAAGCCGGGCGAGACGCCAAGGGTCGCGCTCCGGCAGTTCTTGGTCCGCCGCGTGATGTTGCGGTTCGACGTCTTTTCCCGGCACCGGCGGAGCCTCGACGAGGCCCTCTCCAGCCTCAAGCCGCAACTTGAAGAGAAGAAGAGGGCGTTCCACGAGCGCGAGGCCGAATACGTCGCCGATCTGGTCCGGGAAGGAGCCGTCGAGGGGACGCTGGCCAGCGACGACCCGATCGAAGACGCGCGCACTATGGTCCTCGCGACGAACTCCCTCCTCCCGTACAGCATCCGGCCCGACCAGATCGGCGACCGGCCGGCCGTCCTTCGACAGGCTGAGGGGCTCGCGGAAATGTTGACCCGGGCCGTGGAGGTCCGCCATGGCTGA
- the mutS gene encoding DNA mismatch repair protein MutS: protein MDGMRARTPMMQQYFAAKAAHPGAIVAMRVGDFYEFYGEDAEVAARELEITLTGREDGENGRIPMAGVPFHSVEKYLARLVANGVKVALCDQLEDPKKAKGLVRRGVTRVLTAGTVLEDSMLSSGSNNFLAAVCVQDGRAGLATLDPSTGEFLATEIEGEQLGERLLQELARIRPAELLTGPEEERIGGLAKEGLSVSVTSGQKPGTDRAERTLLKHFAVANLAGFGVGDKPSAVVAASMILDYATANGLSLVHVDGLGTYSVDAFVRLDPATRRSLELTQAMTDGSKRNTLLGVLDTTMTSMGCRNLRRWIEQPLLDAGEIERRHDAVARLAQNVMCRGDIRDALKRIQDIERLVSRCATGLASPRDLVALKQSLLAIPVLDEPLRKVALGALFDVRQRIDDHEDLARALSQALVDEPPLSARDGGVFRPGHDLELDKLRELSRDGKSYIARLEAAEKTATGIERLKVGYNSVFGYYLEVPKNLADNVPDHYIRKQTTANAERYITAELKDHESAVLGADEKATALEEDLFVRLRQVVASRSPTLLATARALAELDVLAAFAEVAVQRRYVRPEIVGADVLDIRQGRHPVVESSGLFVPNDVELDEGTRVVVLTGPNMSGKSTYLRQTALIVLMAQIGSFVPAASCRMGLCDRIFTRVGAKDELALGQSTFMVEMVESANILNNAGERSLVVLDEVGRGTSTFDGLAIAWAMAEHLASGRVKTLFATHYHQLNELATQAEVVTNMRVAVEEVGDQVVWTHRVLPGGTDRSYGIQVAKMAGVPPSVLRRAQEVLSRLEKTEAPLEAIGPSLQTVQLRLFEAEEPEVVKELQGLEVDKLTPIEALMKLDEWKRRFGLK from the coding sequence CTGGACGGGATGCGGGCGCGCACGCCGATGATGCAGCAGTATTTCGCGGCGAAAGCGGCGCACCCCGGCGCGATCGTGGCGATGCGTGTCGGCGACTTTTACGAGTTCTACGGGGAGGACGCGGAGGTCGCGGCCCGCGAGCTCGAGATCACGCTGACGGGCCGTGAGGACGGTGAGAACGGCCGGATCCCCATGGCGGGAGTGCCCTTCCACTCGGTCGAAAAATACTTGGCGCGCCTTGTCGCGAACGGGGTCAAGGTCGCCCTGTGCGACCAATTGGAAGACCCCAAGAAGGCGAAGGGGCTCGTCCGGCGCGGGGTCACACGGGTCCTCACGGCCGGCACGGTGCTGGAGGACTCGATGCTCTCGTCCGGTTCGAACAACTTCCTGGCCGCCGTTTGCGTCCAGGACGGCCGGGCGGGCCTTGCGACGCTGGACCCGTCGACGGGCGAGTTCCTGGCCACTGAGATCGAGGGGGAGCAGCTCGGAGAGCGGCTGCTTCAGGAACTGGCCCGGATCCGTCCCGCGGAGCTTCTGACCGGGCCCGAAGAAGAGCGGATCGGAGGCCTCGCGAAGGAAGGCTTGTCCGTATCCGTCACGTCGGGGCAGAAACCCGGTACGGACCGCGCCGAACGCACGCTCCTCAAGCACTTCGCCGTCGCGAACCTCGCCGGGTTCGGCGTCGGCGACAAGCCCAGCGCGGTCGTCGCAGCCTCGATGATCCTGGACTATGCGACGGCGAACGGGCTCTCGCTGGTGCACGTGGACGGGCTCGGCACGTATTCGGTCGACGCGTTCGTCCGGCTCGACCCGGCTACGCGACGTTCGCTCGAGCTGACCCAGGCCATGACAGACGGGAGCAAGCGCAATACGCTGCTCGGAGTCCTGGACACGACCATGACGTCGATGGGGTGTCGGAACCTCCGGCGCTGGATCGAGCAACCGTTGCTCGACGCGGGCGAGATCGAGCGCCGACACGACGCCGTCGCGAGGTTGGCCCAAAACGTGATGTGCCGGGGAGACATCCGGGACGCGCTGAAAAGGATCCAAGACATCGAACGGCTCGTGTCCCGCTGCGCGACGGGCCTGGCTTCGCCGAGAGACCTGGTGGCGTTGAAACAGTCCCTCCTCGCCATACCCGTCCTGGACGAACCGCTCCGAAAGGTCGCGCTCGGGGCCTTGTTCGACGTCCGTCAAAGGATCGACGACCACGAAGACCTGGCCAGGGCACTCTCCCAGGCGCTGGTCGACGAGCCGCCCCTCAGCGCCCGGGACGGAGGAGTGTTCCGGCCTGGACACGACCTGGAGCTGGACAAGCTGCGCGAATTGAGCCGCGACGGCAAATCGTACATCGCCCGGCTCGAAGCCGCCGAGAAAACGGCGACAGGGATCGAGCGGCTCAAAGTCGGCTACAACAGCGTCTTCGGCTACTACCTGGAGGTGCCGAAGAACCTCGCCGACAACGTGCCGGACCACTACATCCGGAAGCAGACCACGGCTAATGCCGAGCGCTATATCACGGCCGAACTCAAGGACCATGAGAGCGCGGTCCTCGGAGCGGACGAAAAGGCGACGGCCCTTGAAGAGGACCTCTTCGTCCGGCTTCGGCAAGTGGTCGCGTCCCGCTCTCCCACGCTTCTCGCGACGGCCCGCGCCCTTGCCGAACTCGACGTCCTGGCCGCGTTCGCTGAAGTGGCCGTCCAGCGGCGCTACGTCCGGCCTGAAATCGTCGGGGCCGACGTGCTCGACATCCGGCAAGGCCGTCATCCCGTCGTCGAGTCGTCCGGCCTTTTCGTACCGAACGACGTGGAACTGGACGAGGGCACGCGCGTCGTCGTCCTGACCGGCCCGAACATGAGCGGGAAGTCGACCTACCTCCGCCAGACCGCCTTGATCGTCTTGATGGCCCAGATCGGCTCGTTCGTCCCAGCCGCGTCGTGCCGAATGGGGCTTTGCGACCGCATCTTCACCCGGGTCGGGGCGAAGGACGAACTGGCACTCGGCCAGTCCACGTTCATGGTCGAAATGGTGGAGAGCGCGAACATCCTGAACAACGCCGGCGAGCGATCCCTTGTCGTGCTCGATGAGGTCGGTCGCGGGACGTCGACGTTCGACGGGCTCGCGATCGCGTGGGCGATGGCCGAGCACTTGGCTTCGGGCCGGGTCAAGACGTTGTTCGCGACCCACTACCATCAATTGAACGAACTGGCGACACAGGCCGAGGTCGTGACGAACATGCGGGTCGCTGTAGAAGAGGTCGGGGACCAAGTCGTTTGGACGCACCGGGTCCTTCCGGGAGGGACGGACCGCTCATACGGGATCCAGGTCGCCAAGATGGCCGGAGTTCCGCCGTCGGTCCTCCGTCGGGCCCAGGAAGTGCTCTCGCGGCTCGAAAAGACCGAAGCCCCGTTAGAAGCCATCGGCCCGTCGTTGCAGACCGTCCAGCTCCGCTTGTTCGAAGCCGAGGAACCGGAAGTCGTCAAAGAGCTCCAGGGCCTCGAAGTCGACAAACTGACGCCGATCGAGGCCCTGATGAAGCTCGACGAGTGGAAACGCCGGTTCGGCTTGAAATAG
- a CDS encoding NPCBM/NEW2 domain-containing protein: protein MLPLLLSTLTSPTDGHWSYLDMADLTKLRQSRGRPRRNASVYGGPIKLGGKTYERGIGTHANSLWIVNTGKNARQFFAEVGVQDGEPADAAVVFKVLADEEPVFVSGAKKTGEPATQIRIPLEGVSRIKLEVQRAPGAAKAAAVAWASAQVEMRESTDEAVAESAYAFPPERTFPPVATKPLSFPLKFVMCADSDGTNARVFDKERIPDVVRFLNGAFRPLAVSFTFDPDDVEVRNDTTLNRDFDAGGQTLDDRNKPPAETGKREHTAARSALAKQWPDKIVIVMRRGSMWEWDAKESRWVDRPSSENYSDGRIVSPALSEDPGMFAHELGHYFGLAHTFGLRPKTIDDVFDLMKDTVRRGTPIDDADRVFDGDGIPDTPPDPGTQALEAMGYELFVPFQGRKLGVSFDDGTKRTYTFAPDVFNTMSYYFDCRIEHPVTKTVSGGFTPGQCLTMRTNAENRKALLADPKAKPKNLALASWPYAADRPMVQIRASDVGRGRSRWIADGQASANLDESPPAFGWDGRTGSSVWIEYRFPRPLSAVGTSVTWVKDLSARTPVGLPENWTMKAWSDAGWQTVASGSPAPDGGPVTQASFANVASKTFRLEAKFRKGERGALAEWSLR from the coding sequence ATGCTCCCCTTGCTCCTCTCCACGTTGACGTCACCGACGGACGGCCACTGGTCGTACCTCGACATGGCCGACTTGACGAAGCTCCGCCAGTCGCGGGGACGGCCCCGCCGGAACGCCTCGGTCTACGGAGGACCGATCAAGCTCGGCGGAAAGACTTATGAGCGCGGCATCGGGACGCACGCCAACTCGCTATGGATCGTGAACACGGGAAAGAACGCCCGGCAGTTCTTCGCCGAAGTCGGAGTCCAGGACGGCGAGCCCGCAGACGCGGCCGTCGTCTTCAAAGTCCTCGCCGACGAAGAGCCCGTGTTCGTGAGCGGTGCGAAGAAGACCGGAGAGCCGGCCACCCAGATCCGGATCCCGCTCGAAGGGGTCTCCCGGATCAAACTCGAAGTCCAGCGAGCACCGGGAGCCGCCAAGGCGGCGGCCGTAGCCTGGGCATCGGCACAGGTCGAAATGCGCGAGTCGACCGACGAAGCCGTCGCCGAAAGCGCCTATGCGTTCCCTCCCGAACGGACGTTCCCTCCCGTCGCGACCAAGCCCCTCAGCTTCCCCCTCAAGTTCGTGATGTGCGCCGACTCCGACGGAACGAACGCCAGGGTGTTCGACAAGGAGCGGATTCCGGACGTCGTCCGGTTTTTGAACGGCGCGTTCCGGCCTTTGGCCGTCTCGTTCACCTTCGACCCTGACGACGTCGAGGTCCGGAACGACACGACGTTGAACCGCGACTTCGACGCGGGCGGACAGACACTCGACGACCGGAACAAGCCACCGGCCGAGACGGGCAAGCGGGAACACACCGCCGCGCGGTCCGCCTTGGCAAAGCAGTGGCCCGACAAGATCGTCATCGTCATGAGACGAGGATCCATGTGGGAATGGGACGCGAAGGAATCCCGTTGGGTCGACCGGCCGAGTTCCGAGAACTACTCTGACGGACGGATCGTTTCGCCGGCCTTGAGCGAAGACCCGGGCATGTTCGCCCACGAACTCGGGCATTACTTCGGTCTCGCGCACACGTTCGGCCTGCGCCCGAAGACGATCGACGACGTGTTCGACCTTATGAAGGACACTGTCCGGCGCGGCACTCCGATCGACGACGCCGACCGGGTGTTCGACGGCGACGGTATTCCCGACACTCCGCCCGATCCCGGAACTCAAGCGCTAGAGGCCATGGGATACGAGCTGTTCGTCCCGTTTCAGGGCCGCAAGCTCGGCGTGTCGTTCGACGACGGCACGAAGAGGACGTACACCTTTGCGCCGGACGTGTTCAACACCATGTCGTACTACTTCGATTGCCGGATCGAGCATCCGGTCACGAAGACGGTGTCGGGCGGGTTCACGCCGGGTCAATGTCTGACGATGCGGACGAACGCGGAAAACAGGAAGGCCCTCCTCGCCGATCCCAAAGCAAAGCCAAAGAACCTCGCGCTTGCTTCGTGGCCCTACGCGGCGGACAGGCCGATGGTGCAGATCCGGGCGAGCGACGTCGGAAGGGGACGTTCGCGATGGATCGCTGACGGCCAAGCGTCGGCGAACCTGGACGAGTCTCCGCCCGCGTTCGGGTGGGACGGCCGGACAGGCTCGTCGGTGTGGATCGAGTACCGGTTTCCCAGGCCGCTTTCGGCCGTTGGGACGTCGGTGACGTGGGTCAAAGACCTTTCGGCGCGCACGCCCGTCGGCCTGCCGGAGAATTGGACGATGAAAGCGTGGTCAGACGCAGGCTGGCAAACGGTCGCGTCTGGAAGCCCGGCCCCAGACGGTGGCCCAGTCACCCAGGCGTCCTTCGCGAACGTCGCATCGAAGACGTTCAGACTGGAGGCCAAGTTCCGCAAGGGCGAACGAGGCGCCCTTGCGGAGTGGTCGCTCCGTTAG
- a CDS encoding methyltransferase domain-containing protein, protein MADKDYVLGTHDEEISRLGLQHLVWRSRTAAVWERAGIDRGSRVLDVGAGPGFATSDLAEVVGSSGEVVALERSQRFIAYGRDRLASLGLGHARFRPTDLVTDDFGATGYDAAWCRWVLSFVSDPRTVVAKVAGALRPGGRFVVHEYLDYGTWTFLPPRPPHTRFVEAPETSWRETGGEPDIGRVLPSLLSEAGFSLTRVEPVVFSMKPGTLTWQWPAAFINGSALRLAEQGHLSREEAEEAIDDFAEAQKAPGAVMVSPMVVEIVAVRD, encoded by the coding sequence ATGGCGGACAAGGACTATGTCCTCGGCACCCATGACGAGGAGATCTCGCGCTTAGGGCTTCAGCACCTCGTTTGGAGGTCGCGGACGGCCGCGGTATGGGAGCGTGCCGGGATCGACCGGGGGTCGCGCGTGCTCGACGTAGGGGCCGGACCAGGGTTTGCGACGTCCGACCTTGCTGAAGTCGTAGGGTCGTCAGGCGAGGTCGTGGCCCTTGAGCGGTCGCAGCGGTTCATCGCTTACGGCCGTGACCGACTGGCGTCGCTCGGCCTTGGGCACGCCCGGTTCCGCCCGACCGACCTCGTCACGGACGATTTCGGGGCCACCGGCTACGACGCGGCCTGGTGCCGATGGGTGCTCTCGTTCGTCAGCGATCCGCGGACCGTCGTCGCAAAAGTCGCGGGCGCCTTGCGTCCCGGCGGACGGTTCGTCGTCCACGAGTACCTCGACTACGGGACCTGGACGTTCCTCCCGCCACGCCCCCCGCACACACGGTTCGTCGAGGCGCCCGAGACGAGTTGGCGAGAGACGGGCGGAGAGCCGGACATCGGACGCGTGCTGCCGTCCCTCTTAAGTGAAGCGGGTTTTTCCTTGACCCGGGTGGAGCCCGTCGTGTTCTCGATGAAGCCGGGCACACTGACGTGGCAGTGGCCGGCGGCCTTTATCAACGGGAGTGCCCTACGGCTCGCAGAGCAGGGCCATTTGAGCCGCGAGGAAGCCGAGGAGGCGATCGACGATTTCGCCGAGGCCCAGAAGGCTCCCGGCGCCGTCATGGTGTCCCCTATGGTCGTGGAAATCGTCGCCGTCCGGGACTGA